The window AAAAATCAATTGCTTTGTGAACTTTTGCAGTCTATTAAAGTAGCAAAAGCGAGAGAAAAACTTTTACAAAATTTGTCTGATTATGGTGTAAAGTGGAATGAAAAACTACAGAAATTAGAAGTAGAAGATTCACGTTTTACTCAAAAAAAACTTTCACTTATTACAAATCAAAACGGAATACAATACGAAAAAAAAGTAAAAAATTATTTTGCTCACATAGATGAAATAAATTTGAACAATATAGAACCTTATCTTGTAGAAGTTCAAGAAAACAATATTACAAATAAAATATGGGCTTATTGTCTTAGTTTTTGGTCTGTTCCTATAAGTGCGGGTTATGGCAGACGAATTCGTTTTTTGGTATTTGATAAGCAAAACGACAAAGTAATTGGGCTTTTTGGACTTTGCGATCCCCTAATTGGTCTCAATATAAGAGATGAATACATAGGTTGGAACCGAGAACAAAAACACGAAAGGTTGTATAACTGCTTGACTGCATATATTTTAGGTGCAGTTCCACCCTATAACACAATTTTAGGTTCTAAATTAGTTGCCTTAACTACAATGTTTCCCGAAGTAAGAGAAACATTTAAGCGAAAGTATGAAGGAAAAACGACAATTATTGCAGGGAAACGAAAACTCCCCGTTTTAGCTATGATAGATACTTTTGGAGCTTTTGGAAAATCTGCGATTTATACACGACTTCTAAATTGGCAATTCATAGATTATACACAAGGTAAAACACACGTTCATATTACTGCAAATGGAAGTTGGGAAATTATTAAAGAGTTTGTCCCTCAAGATAGATTTCAAAGTTATAAATATGGACAAGGTTCAAATTGGAAATTAAGAACATTAAGAGTTGGTTTATCTAGTTTGGGCTTTACAAACGAAGACCTACTAAGTATTGGTTGGAAGCGAGCCTATTATATGAACCCTCTGCTTAAAAATTGGAAAGAGTTTTTGACTATGCAGACAGACACACCTGAATAC is drawn from Bacteroidia bacterium and contains these coding sequences:
- a CDS encoding DUF4338 domain-containing protein, with product MQSIKVAKAREKLLQNLSDYGVKWNEKLQKLEVEDSRFTQKKLSLITNQNGIQYEKKVKNYFAHIDEINLNNIEPYLVEVQENNITNKIWAYCLSFWSVPISAGYGRRIRFLVFDKQNDKVIGLFGLCDPLIGLNIRDEYIGWNREQKHERLYNCLTAYILGAVPPYNTILGSKLVALTTMFPEVRETFKRKYEGKTTIIAGKRKLPVLAMIDTFGAFGKSAIYTRLLNWQFIDYTQGKTHVHITANGSWEIIKEFVPQDRFQSYKYGQGSNWKLRTLRVGLSSLGFTNEDLLSIGWKRAYYMNPLLKNWKEFLTMQTDTPEYIDYSNNYLTAYWKEKWLIPRQDKLLKKLNNLECEQTKNGRNIDLAKSGT